The DNA window ACCCTAATTTTCCGAGAGAATGTTCGATCTAGAGGCGGCCCTCGAAAAGTGAAGTGATGATCAGTAGAAGATGAACTGTAATACATTAAGAATGGCCGAGTGTTGAGTTCCCGGTGGATTGTGTTCCATCTCTTACAGACGAAGCTAAACCTAATTCTGTCGAGGCGGTGATGAAGTTTGTCGTAGATTAACTTGGAGACGTCGTTAGAAAGATCGGGCCACGACATTTTTTATTGCTTGTGGCGTTTCAAGAAACCTAGTAAATATAAATTGAGGATTCAGATTTGTTTCAGTTAgggttatatatataaaatacatcttGCTAACCAGTCGTAGTAGGGTTCGGATTATATCAGACTAAACCTATTTTAGTTATCCCAATTCAAATGGAAAAGGAAATAGGTCCagtcaattaaaaatattatacctttttaatttatttcattgatagcctaatattttaaaaactttatttttaacgtAGTTTCGGTATTTACATTCCAATTGAAGCCAACTAGACATGCATATTTTTCAAAacgatataaaaattaaacttttttttatgatcCAATTTCGTTTGTTAATTTCAATccaaatatatttatcaaaattaggatacaaattcaaaaaaaaagaaattcaaattttagaaacgttaattttaattgaaatttgaatcTCCCAACTCATCGAATTGGCGGATCAAAttggtcaatttttttttaaaaatatgtattttacaATGGTAAAATAAATGCACCaaatataaatagaaatatatatatatatatatataaaaaaaaaattcatgtgctattacatttttttttgaactggattcttttatttttattcgtAAAGATTGagtgtttatattttaaattttgtaaaaattagaTCTTGCTGTCATGAAACTGGAGTGCGTATACCTCATGGACTGTTAACgttaggggtgtaaatgagTTGGATTACTCGTGAGTTACTCGAGACCAACTTGAAAAAAATCTCAATATCAGCTCAAAACATTTGAGCCATGCTCAAGCTACTCGAGCTTCATCCCGAGCCGACCTCGAGTATCAATTGCTGAGATTCGTGAGGCTTGCGAACCTAAACAAGCTTGTTATTAAAAAAAGGATAATGCTTTATTAGATTCTATACCTTTAAATTTAGGTGTGTATCATATAAATGAGTTAAATTACATATCATAtactgaaaaataattaaaatatatcaaatatgattattttttaattttattaaattcaaatcgAGCTCGAGTTGTTCGTTCAAGCACAAGCTTAAGAATTTAACCCGTTCGAGCTCGAACTCGAGCTTGGCCTAATGCagttgaaataaatttttatttattttttcaatttttattttttgaaatggaTCTATCCTTTTTCATTTTATCAATTACATATTAAAACCCCATAAGCACTTTGGATAAtcacaacaaaacaaaaaataataatattaaaagctATAACATATATCCTTTCATTCTCTGAAGACATCCTTATTAATGCACAAGTGTTCTTTCACAATAGtctgtttattaaaatttacatgGCTATTCTGAAATCTTCATTCTTCTGTAAAAATGCCATTCATTAAAGTTTCCACCTTTTATTCCGGATTGGTGCCCAATGTGGTCGGAAAAACATCGATAGCATCCTTAGCAAATGCTACAGGATCAACATACATTTGGAAGCTCAGACTTGAAAGAGTTTGAATCTTAATCTTCAGTAGGATCAGAACCAGACTTGAGAATATCTCAAGCAATGGCGATCAATTCGCCACGTATGATGGTATTGGCACTCCCGACTCTTCTGTCAGCTTCTTGTAAGAATTTTGTAACCTTTGAGTTATAGGCCCCACTTTACCATTGCCGACTTCGCGTCCATCGATTTTCACAACCTGTTTCACACAACTCAAATTAcgtcaaaaaaatttaatcaagcTGGATCCTGGACGAAGTAAAATGAGAGACTGTAATTTGTTGCTAGCTAGGCTGCgaatgcaataattaaattctaaaagaAATAGACTCACTCACCGGGCTAAGCTCTCCCATGGTTCCCGTCGTCCATACCTATGAGGAAACAAGACGTCTCGTATGAGAACTGAGAACTTGTTGGTCATATACTAGCTTGCCAAATATTTTCATGAAATGGATAACATGTAAATGAATTTTTCAGTTGAATTAGTTCCAAAAAAGAGCAACGAGTCATGATGAGGAAAAGTGAACTTTCCTCTACAATTTTCCCATTGCTATTGATTTTACTGAACAAATAGTGTTCAATATGTAGTTGGTAAATCTATTTCTAGCAATTTCAGATTTTTCAGGAACATCCTAGCAAAGATGACGAAAGTATGAATACCTCATCTGCTGTATGAAACTCAGATAGACTGATATTTCGTTCCTCCAAAATCAAATTCTCCTTCACAACTAAGTCCATAACCTGCAACCTCAGATATGTCACATTAGCCTTAGACTTTAATTTGTGGATGTCTGATAAATTTAACAATTGCAATGATATAAGATACATGCAATAGAGATATTGACTTTGAGCACCCCACTTACAGTCGCTCTAGTGATTCCAGGAAGACAATAGTCAGCATGCGGTGTCAAAACGCGGCCTTTCTTCACTAAAAACTACAGAGAAATTACCCTGATTAGTCTTTCTTCATCAGAAATTCAATGTTAAATTCATGCAGTTAAGGTAAGCAGTGACGGGTGGAAACTGTATCAACACAACAATTCACGACCATTTACCAAAGAAAAGTTATGGTACTACTAAATAATGGTGAAAAATGGGATATGGTACTTAAGCTCATATGAAGCATTAAATAGATCATGTCACGAGCATTCATACAGCATCTGATCTTGCTTGGCcccttaatattttttcatgGCATATCCATGAGAGTGGATGCAAGTAATCTAAACCTTTGTACACAAGCAAGTCAGAAATTGGAGAGAGTAACACAAGTGTAGGCTTACAATATTTGTAGCGTTTGTTTCAGACACATAACCATCCTTGTCAAGCATTATTGCATCATCTGCATTTGCATTATTTCCTTCTATCTGCACTTTAATGAAGAGGACCTTTTTAGTCGGTACACATATCATGATGGTCGGTACAAATATTAATTGCCCACAAAATGTCAAATTAAGACCATGAAACAGAATTAGTTATATTCAGAAATAAAACAATACATAGCACCCTAAAACATTAGTTTTGAAATATAACCCAGGGTAACATGAATGTAAGCCTAACTATGAAACTTCAAAGCaagaaattatattttcaacatGAGGACAATACGCCACTCAATCACAAGTTTCTGGTAAAAAAAAGTACCTTTGCCAAAATGTTATTAAGGAGGTTGTTGTGGTGAATCTTTGAATCCAAGTTCTGTAAttacataaaagaaaaaaaaaagatatttgtaAGACATAAATCACAGAAAGCATCTAACAAGTATTAAACAACGATTGAATTGATTTAGTTTGTGAAGCATGTTTCCCTTAAAATAAGAATGGTTACATATTGAATATTTGTATGTTGAATGCTAAAAGTTAaaccaaaagaataaaaaaggagattaaaatgttacgtttggTGAATTGCGCCGTGTTGTAGCAGTCACCAGAGTTATGCCATGTGTATTGTCATAGACAGGTGGTTTCCATTCAGGAAGCACTACAATTCAATTGAACAGAATTGCATCAAAAGAAAGCAAGTGAAAAGATAATAAGAGATGAGAAGTCACAGTCTACAAAAATCATAgcattaacatcaaaattttgATAGTAGTGACTTCATCGCAGCCCAAAAAAGCATGTGTTGGCGAGACAAAAACTATTGATGAACTAGTCTTGGAGTTGCTGAGCTTTGAGAATTAAGAAGTAGCCTTACCAATTAAAGTGCATCCATAGAGGTTAAATGCAGGGCTCATGCCTGAGGTAACCTGTACAAAAAggaaaattagaaaaagaagGGAAAAAGAAGCAAGTGAGAAGACTTGGCATGaacaatttataaaagaaaaaataattccaATAATTTGTTGTAAAATAGATGATTGAGATAATCACACTACTTTGCTTACAAGGGCCCCATTTTTTATTCCCCAAAAGTTTGTTTAAATGGACATTCAAACAAGAGTTGCCATTCTATGATTAATGTGCTAAAAATCATTGTGCTGTGAACTTTTACTTTCAGTCAAGTTTTGCTCAAACTATCACCTTCCCATAAGCGTAACGAAATGATGAAAAATTGGGCGTGGCATTAAAATTTGCCAGACATTTGACAAAACCAGAGAATAGAAAGAGATAACAGACCTTCTTTCCACGTGTGAGGGACAGTCGGATGTGTGAATTATCAAACATTCCATTCCTATTTAGAGTTTTGAAAATGGCTTCCTTGACCTGAAATTAAATGCAAATTTTACAAAGATGTGAGCTTCTCTATCAacatgaaagaaaataaaaaagctCTAAGCATATAAAAAGTAAACTTCACATTCTAACCTCTTCGCGAGTTGGAACATTCCTGAAAGCTAGAGCCTTTGCAGAGTCGAACAACCTAATAATAGTATCGAATCAGACGATTGAAGAGATAGGATGTATATTTCTCAAGCTATTGAGTTGACAATCATATGAAAGGGGACATGAAATTAAATGGAGCACGGAATCTcatcatttgtaaacttttgaagCAAGGAAATGGTAATTTTTAGCAAAAATGGAGCTCATGGAACTCAAAGCTCTGCCAAGCATGACCAAAGGAAGATTCTTTACAAACAAATGTAGGCACCAAAGCCCAAAAAAATGGGGGAAGAAGCACCAGTTATTTTATCCAAAATTATAAGTGTGTATAACTAACCTATCTAAATGCTCATCAAGCTTAAAGACCTTCCTATTGTAAATTCGTAGCCCCTCCCAAACTGAATCACCACCTTGGATAACCGAATCAAACACAGAAACCTGGTTCAGAAGAGAAATGTTAAAAAAGTGCAACTGAATAAACAGTGGCTCAACCTGGTTTCCGTAATCACATACCTTGGCACTTTCACGAGGTAGAATCTCATCTCCAACCCATGCAAGCAACTTCTCATTTGCAGGAATTGGAATGTCGGGGGGAGGTAAAGGACTCTTCAAAAGCAATGATGTTCGTTTCACATGCCGTCTGAGCATATTGTACAAAGGTAAACTTTGCTCCAGCAAGTCGTACATAAAAAGTGGAAATGGctgaaaaagaaacaaaattaggGAATAAGTAAACAAATTTAGTTGACATCAGCAATATCATGaacaaatttatttaacatCAGAGATATCATAATTCTGGTAACAACATGAAACACGTGATGTAATCCGTATGAAAACAAGTCAAATGCATTTAGTCAATTAAAATACCCATATGAAGATTGATAGCATACAAATTAGAAATTATTCCTTATGATTTCAGCAGTTTCCCTTTTGTGGAGGGCGTCTATTCCATTGCCATCACCACTTCATTAAATTGGATTTTTGACAAGAATGAATTAAAGATACAGATCCACCAGTGCAGCATCACTTAAATGTTATCTGCTTCTACTTTTCAGAAAGTACTATATCATGTCACTATAGAATACAACGAGGCTATATGTTGCCAACACCATCAAGGACTTATAAGTCAAAACCAATTACAAAAGCTTTCTTGTTCTTCTtggattataatataaatagtgAAAGTTTGTAGAACTAATGATATCAACTCCTTTGACTCATAGAAACAAGAATTAGTGCATAGTTTTGTGTTTGTTTGCGTGTTAACATAAAGCAAAACTGCATACCTGAGGATACTTTCTTGCTTGTTTGAAGCCTGTTGATTGATGCACACTTTTATACCACCATGGAGCCCAAAAGCCATCTATTGGTTTTGGACCAGCTTCCCATCTGACAGTCAATTAACAGCAGTCATGACCACAACAaagaaaataattcaataaaagacAATTAAGTCAAAGATTAAGAGCGCAATTATGATGTATGCATAATTGGTTCGTGCAATTAGCTTGATAGATATGTATAACATCAAATCACCTACAACCAATGTAGTTTCAAAAGGATGTGTGTAATAGACGCAAAAACATATTTGCAAGAGGGAGGACAAAAAAAAGGTACTTGATGTACTTATTATGGCGGGAGGATCAATCAGGATTGAGGTAGATGCACTATATCAAGGTATGGAATTCAGAATATTTGCATTATCTTTAAGTAGCATCACTAGGAGTTCAAGGGAGCAGCCATACTCCAAGACATTTTTCACACTACACAATCTTTCACTAAAAGAAAAATCTAGTTCTCAAATGGATATAGCCTTACAAACCTGAGCATTGCATCATCAAAAGGAATATCCAAGTCCTCACAAAGACCACGCAATGTACCCTGCACATTGAAAAGtccaaatcaaataattgaaaataatttcgAAGTGTATCCATTTGAAAGGGATAAGGGAAAATAACAGATAAATAGCAGAATTTAGAACCTCAGGATCTTGTTGAAGGTCTGCTGCATCAATAACAGGTGGGGGCTTTCCTAACTGAGAGAGATCACTGTATATGGAGACCAATTCTGTCAGACCTAACTCAAGAATGGATGATGGCACAACCTTGTCAAAAGATGGCTGACAACATAGAGAAAAAGAGGAGGAATGGAAGTATCGGTCATACAGAGACGTCAGGAATAATTAAATACAGAATAATGCAacatttaaattagttaagtcATCATTCTTGTAGAAGGAGAGGGAGCAGGGAGGAAAGATTTTTGATCTTTATGCTAacaattatatcaaaaataaagtaTCTGAAATCAGGCACAacaaacattcaaaataaattgtCACATTGGAATGGACGATGCAATTGAAATATGAATAATTATAAATCCTTCAAATCCTTACCAATGTATCAAGGGGATTACGTATGAGTAAAAAGTGTTTTCCTTTCTTCATCAAATCCATAGGCAGACCAGGCAGACGTTGCTTTGAAATATGCTGCAGATAgagaaaagaaactaaattctCGACTGAAACCCATGTACTTAAAAGTTCTGGATCTTCCAACCTTATAAGTGTACAAGTTTATAACTgaccaatttatttattttccctATTTCTGATAGCTATTGGAACACAAAAAGTAAAATTCTGAGCATCATAATTTGAACAATTCATTAAAGCTTTATTGCCTTGAAAGACACATAATTCTAGCAGTAAGAATTGTTCTCCTTAATTCCAAAGCTCCCAGCAAGGCAAAGTGATTTCAATCAACTTTCGGAGGATAAGTTTACATTATTCCAAGGTGGAGCATTTCTGTAATATTAATTGCATAGTACATGCCAATAATCTCTTGATTGGAAttctcgaaaaaaaaaattaacaagaagaaaacaaaaaacttGAAGAGAAAAACAACACATAAAATGATTTGCATCAACGATTTCTTCTAAAGTTATCATAGAAACACGGAGCAACTCATTCATTACCTTACAGTATCGATATTTCTTTTCCCCAGGTCCGAAAATGACCTCATTTACAACTTTATTTCCATCAGATTCCTGTTAGCAGCAAGACAGCCCTATTTCAGTGAAAAGAAAACGAAGAGAAATACAAATGTAGATGATAAAAAATACACAGGATTACCTATTAACAAAAGAAAAGGGGAAAACTCGAACATGCTATAAATGATAATATCAACTTCTCAAATACAAGTATCATGGCTACACTCTAGTCCAGTCCACATAAGAAAACCACGTATACAATAAGCTAAATGTAGCCATTTCAGGATCATCAAATTCCGCTTACCATTTTAACTCGAATGTCTTCACCATAAGGCCTGTCAACGCCTGTTACTTTAAGATAATTTCCATACAAAGGCTCGTCGAGAGCTTCGGTATCACCCCTCTATAAAAAACAGGAGAAAACCCTAATTAGTAAAAATAAACAGATTTCCTAAACTCGAAGTCAAAGTAAACACGAATTTCGGGTGATCAGGATAGTAAAATAAAGGTTATGAGCTAATTATAACAACATTTagtaattaacaaattaaaatgatgATGAAAAGGGAAGAGAAATTAAAAACCTGAGCAAAAGAGTACATAAGAGAGGTACTGAGTGATCGCGGAGCGGACCAAGAATGAATAACCTCTATCTCTGCATTATTATTTCCTCCTCCCATTATCTGCGACGGTTCTAGTTGTGTTGTGTTACTCTTCTTTGTGATCGGAGTGTGTGGCTCTGTAAATTGATTAATGGAGGTTTTAAGTGAGTGATGAGCTGAAGAAGAAGATGTAGACTAATTAAAACAGAAAGAAGAAAACTCCAAAGGCCTGGTGAGTTGGTAAAAGGCTTTCTGATTTAGGCGAGGTTGAAGAATATTCATATAGACGGCcgtttaaaatttcaaataagaGTGTCTTCCGCAAGAGTTTGCAAAATTTATTCTActcaaatgaaaattaatttgaaaatattgaaaatagggtca is part of the Mercurialis annua linkage group LG3, ddMerAnnu1.2, whole genome shotgun sequence genome and encodes:
- the LOC126673437 gene encoding branched-chain-amino-acid aminotransferase-like protein 1 produces the protein MGGGNNNAEIEVIHSWSAPRSLSTSLMYSFAQRGDTEALDEPLYGNYLKVTGVDRPYGEDIRVKMESDGNKVVNEVIFGPGEKKYRYCKHISKQRLPGLPMDLMKKGKHFLLIRNPLDTLPSFDKVVPSSILELGLTELVSIYSDLSQLGKPPPVIDAADLQQDPEGTLRGLCEDLDIPFDDAMLRWEAGPKPIDGFWAPWWYKSVHQSTGFKQARKYPQPFPLFMYDLLEQSLPLYNMLRRHVKRTSLLLKSPLPPPDIPIPANEKLLAWVGDEILPRESAKVSVFDSVIQGGDSVWEGLRIYNRKVFKLDEHLDRLFDSAKALAFRNVPTREEVKEAIFKTLNRNGMFDNSHIRLSLTRGKKVTSGMSPAFNLYGCTLIVLPEWKPPVYDNTHGITLVTATTRRNSPNNLDSKIHHNNLLNNILAKIEGNNANADDAIMLDKDGYVSETNATNIFLVKKGRVLTPHADYCLPGITRATVMDLVVKENLILEERNISLSEFHTADEVWTTGTMGELSPVVKIDGREVGNGKVGPITQRLQNSYKKLTEESGVPIPSYVAN